Part of the Nothobranchius furzeri strain GRZ-AD chromosome 2, NfurGRZ-RIMD1, whole genome shotgun sequence genome, catcatatgaaaACCATGTTGCATATGAAAATACCTTTAGATGGTTTtatctctttgcttcacctccaaagacatagaccgtgttcgagatgagccagttctgcgcagatcacatcaccggtgatcggtgcgcagtgcttgccggttagatttgtgtctacgtaggcaacgataacctcgtgaggtcaaagcagccgcagattttggagcaaggtgctgcagttgctctccactggctgcaaaacctagggtaatgacaggaaacgcctggctctcacctgatctaagttctgattggttcacattttgatccaaacatccggtggttgaatgcaaaatgctagttggtcacatgtattctgtaaatcatgtaacgttgatgatgacaactatataggccataaacagGAATGGTTtgcgttcttttgtcacgtttcctatgagcacactaaacctagagCTGATAGCCTTTACTTATTCttacagtcaggtctccatataaaaatatatgatatccaaaagcacgtgaggatgtgtttcggttgctaaaaggcaccagaattaaaataagtaattaaacaagtatgaactctaacgcgatattTTCATGCATCGTCACCCACGAGCTGCACATGTAGGGAAATTTTTCCGACTTAAACGTctactttcagccactccccctgctgcgtccgtctgctctcgtctactTTACAggtgaggcgctgctcaactcgaacaaggccagACTCTGATAGGGATCACGAAATATTGGCATCCATATCGGTATTGGCTGTTAGTCATCTTTTAATATATACTTGTCcaataagtaaaactgggccgataataACAACTCATATTTTTCCatcatgtttttgtgtgtgtatctatatctgatggggggggggggattgtgtgtaattgtttagtcatgtgaaggtcatagggctgggcaataaatcgaaaatttatcattatcgaaCTTTCTGACATTTATCGAGAAAAAATTTCCCatttcaataaatttgataataaaaaaatgaaaagatgtgtaggttggcaacattcatgtccctttaagaagctgtaccaccaagagacacgtaaaaatgtgactcagcgtaatatgcgtgacagccccatctagtggacaacatttgtttctgcgcatacctgtagttatcgtccacttaTCGTTACTGAGGTGAGatactcaatatatcgtgatattgatattaggccatatcacccagccctagatggtgatggtaatcatctcagaagtgtaaacatgtgtggtgtgtgtgtgtgagtgtgtgtgagagagagagagagagagagagagagagagagagagagagagagagagagagagagagagagagagagagagagagagagagagagagagagagagagagagagagagagagagagagagagagagagagagagagagagagagagagagagagagagagagagagagagagagagagagagagagagagagagagagagagagagagagagagagagagagagagagagagagagagagagaatgaagcACCTGGCTGCAATCTCACTAGGTTGCCTCCCAGTTAGATTCTCTCAGCTGATCCTGATGACCAgcagcataaaagtcagccagccctcagttcagggagcagcaggcctgggaggttctctctggtctgttgtctcctcagcagcttttggttttgttaAGTTTTATGTAACAACTTTGGTGGGAGCTTAAAACTCTCTGTGTTTAACTGTCAGCCTTTTTAGGGGTAAAGGACACTTTACCCCTTCATTTGCTTTAATTAAGACATCACTCGGGAATTAGGAAATTATGTGATGGTCTTTCGCTGTTTTGGTATTAATTTTGTTAATCTGAGAGTTTAGTTGTTAGTTGTTTTgtgttgctgctgatgtgtcttgttaatctgggttttgtgtttatatttatgtaaatgttgttttgttacttttaacacAAGAACATGCATCCTcaattgttaccccaggcccctagacagcctggatcgtaacatatatgtatatgtgtgtgtatatatatatatatatatatatatatatatatatatatatatatatatatatatatatatacacatatatatatatgtatatgtgtatatatatgtgtatatatatatgtgtatatatatatatatatatatatatatatatacacatatatatatatgtatatgtgtgtatatgtgtatatatatatgtatatatatacacaacctCAAAGGTATATATATAACCCTTTTGGATTTCTCAAATGTCAGCGTCACAGACTCCGTTGTTTTCaggaagtttatttttatttttacaagttAAGAGGTTGACATGTTTTCCCAGATCAAGCAAGGCAATTTCTTCAAATCCTTCCATTTTAGTAGCTGTTAGCAGAGCTCTGTGCATTGTCATGTGCGTCGGTGACTAAGGTTTTGCCTTGCTTGAATTGCAAGCCCCGTTTAAAGGCGTgaatttttttaaccttttttcttCTAAATAATTAATCATAATTGACATGTTAAAGTCCCATTCCTCATTttcttctaattaattaatcataattaacatgTTCAAGTCTCACCCCTGATTTTCTTctcattaattaatcataattaagacGTTAAAGTCCCACCCCTCATTTTCTTctcattaattaatcataattaacatgTTAAAGTCCCACCCCTCGTTTTTTTTTATTGATGGttaacaaactgaaaaagctaactgctggcATTTATATTGGCTACCGGCACAGAAAATAGCTAATAGCCTTTAAGCAAGTAAAGACCGCCCCCTAGGGCACCTACCCCCTCCACAAAACTGTATCTGATCAGCTGTCTCATGGAAGCTTGGTAAAGTTTgtatcatcgacatataaatgttggacaatgggtttccatagcctccaataacacgtttttgaggccaaatgggaggtggccaccaccgccattttgaccttgtcacaggttccgtcaagcccagacaattccacaaaagggaagagaggtggagctgagggtggggctgtaaggctgggatcaactgacgacacccagtcgcactagctacaagctaacccaaagctaatgcggtggtgggagctaagctaacggagatagctacctagctacaaccggagttaactgtgcacaacaccagagcttctgagtcagagatacgccgggctgaccactggatAAAACCAGGTGgatcacagaggtctcccgagagctccacaagccgatagccggaacccagctccaccaacatgttatatttcaacccattttctaaagtgcagcattatgttaaatgcactgggttttaccctattacatttaaatttcatggttaaacagtacatgttaaaatctaagctcagctcggcagtgacctaaaatacataaatataattttacttaccgaaaaaaatgaagtggagactccttggacgctctattagtgcaattaatgccacagcaagtcattttgtccaacagttgcacaaataatatccaaaacagaatacacacacacagagactcaaaatcccggaacagtttccaagccagaccgaggctctactgaggcctttacatggagctagctctgtggtcacgtgggtctgatgctcattaattatacagaattttaggcttttaatacacttaaacagaagagtgagaaaaaaattcacccccctcagagttgtcatgagtgtaaactagatcatttaaacaaaaaacatgttttggtaccaggctgtaaacatgtttatttctgctgtgaaattggtatttttaacatgggagtcaatgaggatttgctcgcttctgacaccagcccccagcggatgagggtggaactgcaatttttggtacttccgggttgggaccaatttttgagccacattgtgggggcttggtttgtaTCCACGCAGTCACTGTTTCCCACTTTTAAAAGTATTGGTTAGTGTTACTTTACAGACGATGgcagtctgttgctgttgttgtgtccttctgggcaagacacttaacccaccttgcctgctggtggtggttggctaGACCGGCGCCTGTGTATGGCAGCATCacttctgtcagtgagccccagggcagctgtggctacattgtagctcatcattgtcagcttgtgcatgggtgaatgactgattgtgctgtaaagtgcctttggtggttctaggactctaggagttgctatatcaaatacaaccatttaacattttaaagcaATACAATTATGTGAAAATTAAGTTAAAACAGTTGACAATTAACATCATGTGTATCTGTGATTCTTACAGATGTTCAACagatggtgctggttaaagaagttCTTCAGAATAGGGTGCTGATATGGATCAGCAGGACCCAggacacctccacataaaggaggaacaggaggaaatttggaccagtctggagggagagcagctccatttgaaggaagaaactgatgttgCCAGGTTTCCATTAACTATCGTTTCTATAAAGATTGAGGATAATGAAAAGAAACCTCTGCTCTCGCATCTTCATCAGCatcaaatagaagacagagatgtcccaacgagcagctcagctgaccagatgataACAGAAACAGGTGGAGAAGCAGAAACTAGCAGGAGCTCatatctgaaccctcatgaaaagacatctgattcttcagagactgaagttagtggagatgatgatgatgatgatgtgaatctagactctgagctgtcagactctgggcctgaaactggaGAAGAAGACATCtactggaatgagagcaggttTTCTCCGTCAGATGTTAAGACTGTCAACAAATCCTTTATCTGCTCTGAGTGTGGCGAACAATTTCTTCACAAGCGGTCTCTCAAAAAACATGcgagagtgacaagtcattcagcaaACAGTTCTTCAGGGTCtttcaaagagaaatgtgttagagtgaaTCAGAATGTTAACTCGTGCAGGGAAGTCCAGACAGAACAAAAATTGTTTAGCTGTGATTTCTGTGGAAAAGTTTTTAGCCAAAAGTCAACTTTAACCAATcacattagagtccacacaggggagaaaccttttgcttgtgagctctgtggacaaagatttagccgaaagactaatttaaacagacacacgagaggccacacaggacagaaacctttttctTGTGAGATCTGTgcacaaagatttacccaaaaggcacatttaaacagtcacataggACTCCACGCAGGACATAAACCCtttgcttgtgagttctgtggacaaaggtttagccgaaagacaactttaagcaaacacataagagtccacacaggacagaagccttttgcctgtgagttctGCGAACAaaaatttagccaaaagacacatttaaacactcacatgagagtccacacaggacagaagccttttgcctgtgagttctgtggacaaaaatttagccaaaagacaagtttaaacaatcacatgagagtccacacaggacagaagccttttgcttgtgagttctgtgaacaaagatttagccaaaaggctAATTTAAACAGACACAGAAGAGTCCACATAGGACTCCAAGAAGAAATTTCACTACACGAGAACCATAATGAACCCTTGTAGTTTTTACTTCCTTGATGtcactgctgcatccctggagaGTCCTTTACCCTAGATCAGGACTGTATCTGGCCCACGGGCTACTTGTTTCTAACCAGTGAGCCACCAAGCTCAAAATGTTTCACTAAATCCCTGTTTTCATAGAGA contains:
- the LOC139066135 gene encoding zinc finger protein OZF-like, whose protein sequence is MDQQDPGHLHIKEEQEEIWTSLEGEQLHLKEETDVARFPLTIVSIKIEDNEKKPLLSHLHQHQIEDRDVPTSSSADQMITETGGEAETSRSSYLNPHEKTSDSSETEVSGDDDDDDVNLDSELSDSGPETGEEDIYWNESRFSPSDVKTVNKSFICSECGEQFLHKRSLKKHARVTSHSANSSSGSFKEKCVRVNQNVNSCREVQTEQKLFSCDFCGKVFSQKSTLTNHIRVHTGEKPFACELCGQRFSRKTNLNRHTRGHTGQKPFSCEICAQRFTQKAHLNSHIGLHAGHKPFACEFCGQRFSRKTTLSKHIRVHTGQKPFACEFCEQKFSQKTHLNTHMRVHTGQKPFACEFCGQKFSQKTSLNNHMRVHTGQKPFACEFCEQRFSQKANLNRHRRVHIGLQEEISLHENHNEPL